The following coding sequences are from one Paucidesulfovibrio gracilis DSM 16080 window:
- a CDS encoding sodium ion-translocating decarboxylase subunit beta — MDVLAAFLSSTGFAGLTWGNAVMIVAGCLFMGLAIVKDYEPLLLLPIGFGIVVGNIPSPGGMPLSVYDPGSVLSYIYYGVREGIFPPLIFLGIGAMTDFSTMLSSPKLVLLGAAAQAGIFLTLLGALWLGFPASEAGSIAIIGGADGPTAIFLSAKLAPHLLGAIAISAYSYMALVPVLQPPVMRLLTTKAERRIRMRPPRTVSKREKILFPIGGFLITALIAPGAIPLMGMLFFGNLLKESLVTERLAATARTALVDVVTILLGFSVGASTQAKTFLTPQSLLIFGLGAASFVVATAAGVLFAKTMNLFLKEKINPLVGAAGVSAVPDSARVVESVGRDDDPSNHLLMHAMAPNVAGVVGSAVAAGILWSVLAK; from the coding sequence ATGGACGTGCTGGCCGCATTTCTCTCGTCCACCGGCTTTGCCGGACTCACCTGGGGCAATGCGGTCATGATCGTCGCGGGCTGCCTGTTCATGGGCCTGGCCATTGTCAAGGATTATGAACCGCTCCTGCTGTTGCCCATCGGATTCGGCATTGTGGTGGGCAACATCCCTTCGCCCGGGGGCATGCCTCTTTCGGTCTATGATCCCGGTTCCGTGCTTTCCTACATCTATTACGGCGTGCGCGAGGGCATTTTTCCGCCGTTGATCTTTCTGGGCATCGGCGCCATGACCGATTTTTCCACCATGCTCTCCAGCCCCAAACTGGTGCTGCTGGGCGCGGCGGCCCAGGCAGGCATTTTCCTGACCCTGCTGGGCGCCCTCTGGTTGGGCTTTCCCGCGTCCGAGGCGGGCAGCATCGCCATCATCGGCGGGGCGGACGGTCCCACGGCCATTTTTCTTTCCGCCAAACTGGCTCCCCACCTGCTCGGGGCCATTGCCATTTCCGCCTATTCGTACATGGCCCTGGTTCCGGTATTGCAACCGCCGGTCATGCGGCTGCTGACCACAAAAGCGGAACGACGCATCCGCATGCGCCCTCCTCGGACGGTTTCCAAACGGGAAAAAATTCTCTTCCCCATCGGCGGCTTTCTGATCACCGCGCTTATCGCTCCGGGAGCCATCCCACTCATGGGCATGCTGTTTTTCGGCAACCTGCTCAAGGAGAGCCTGGTTACGGAACGCCTGGCAGCCACGGCGCGCACGGCCCTGGTGGACGTGGTCACCATCCTGCTGGGCTTTTCCGTAGGCGCGAGCACCCAGGCCAAAACATTTCTCACGCCGCAAAGCCTGCTTATTTTCGGGCTGGGAGCGGCGTCCTTTGTGGTGGCCACGGCCGCCGGCGTACTGTTCGCCAAAACCATGAACCTGTTTCTCAAAGAAAAAATCAATCCCCTGGTGGGGGCGGCAGGCGTTTCCGCTGTGCCGGATTCGGCCCGCGTGGTGGAATCTGTAGGGCGGGACGACGATCCGTCCAACCACCTGCTGATGCACGCCATGGCCCCCAACGTGGCCGGAGTGGTGGGATCGGCGGTGGCCGCCGGGATACTGTGGTCAGTGCTGGCAAAATAG
- a CDS encoding phosphoenolpyruvate carboxykinase (ATP), translated as MSSQSSYEFYKDNIKELPPLRTIADTLVLDHKIRTVTPAEAYELARKQWDVQETDLEIYPPAAQRLGLPKGAKVLNNVHGKIIGRTAKARRFWHALNDPERRKVSGDLMEAISDLQRRPLIKAHAIIGLDRDLMIKATIVGTEDDAANIFNWLVNFTPYEELAEQYEQSPKLPIQDIIVIADNEWRNNDPFYHNQGFPQLALVDVNANVIFNFGMRYFGERKKGTLTLAWTSGMRLGMAACHGGIKEIDFSGCEDHACKGLGKRSIAFFGLSGTGKSSHTNSSNNGGTMPKGFDKVVLHDDAFQIDIKEKICRVWEPTLFDKTDSRPIGHPDWDYVISVMNHGQIMVDGKNLPVGQDLRNGNGRCLLDRSLLGKYVNRCSFPSTLCWLTKDTTMPPLMRFSDVQLAVAMGASLMTRRNVAENVSEEELKKLVFVPYANPFRVYELWKDVEAFTDVFENGASGYMFNSSGFWKTSAEDVTAIPLQSSLTLQTAILTDQLEWEDWPLLAGAQIPTKESVDKLLPGFYDRYDHRNVDNYEQYLETLRDRINQRREFIENSDLQDKPELLDKLLRSLQTS; from the coding sequence ATGTCGAGTCAATCCAGTTACGAATTCTACAAAGACAACATCAAGGAACTGCCCCCCCTGCGGACCATCGCGGATACCCTGGTGCTGGATCACAAGATCCGCACTGTAACCCCGGCCGAAGCCTATGAGCTGGCCCGCAAACAGTGGGACGTGCAGGAAACGGATCTGGAAATATACCCCCCGGCCGCGCAACGGCTAGGCCTGCCCAAGGGCGCCAAGGTGCTCAACAACGTACACGGCAAAATCATCGGCCGCACAGCCAAGGCACGCCGCTTTTGGCATGCGCTGAATGATCCGGAACGTCGCAAGGTCTCGGGCGACCTGATGGAAGCCATTTCGGATCTGCAACGCCGCCCCCTGATCAAAGCCCACGCCATCATCGGTCTGGACCGCGACCTGATGATCAAGGCCACCATCGTGGGTACCGAGGACGACGCCGCCAACATCTTCAACTGGCTGGTAAACTTCACCCCCTACGAAGAGCTGGCCGAGCAGTACGAGCAAAGCCCCAAGCTGCCCATCCAGGACATCATCGTCATCGCAGACAATGAATGGCGCAACAACGATCCGTTCTACCACAATCAGGGCTTCCCCCAACTCGCCCTCGTGGACGTGAACGCCAACGTGATCTTCAACTTCGGCATGCGCTACTTTGGCGAACGCAAAAAGGGTACCCTTACGCTGGCCTGGACCTCGGGCATGCGCCTGGGCATGGCGGCTTGTCACGGCGGCATCAAGGAAATCGATTTCAGCGGCTGCGAAGACCACGCCTGCAAAGGGCTGGGCAAACGCTCCATCGCCTTCTTCGGTCTCTCCGGTACGGGAAAAAGCTCCCACACCAACTCGTCCAACAACGGCGGCACCATGCCCAAGGGCTTTGACAAAGTGGTGCTGCACGACGACGCCTTCCAGATCGACATCAAAGAAAAAATCTGCCGCGTCTGGGAACCCACGCTGTTCGACAAGACCGACTCCCGGCCCATCGGCCATCCGGACTGGGACTACGTCATTTCCGTCATGAACCACGGCCAGATCATGGTGGACGGCAAAAACCTGCCCGTGGGCCAGGACTTGCGTAACGGCAACGGCCGCTGCCTGCTGGACCGCTCCCTGCTGGGCAAATACGTGAACCGTTGCAGCTTCCCCTCCACGCTTTGCTGGCTCACCAAAGACACCACCATGCCCCCGCTGATGCGGTTCTCGGACGTGCAGCTCGCCGTGGCCATGGGTGCATCCCTGATGACAAGGCGCAACGTGGCGGAAAACGTCTCCGAGGAAGAACTGAAAAAGCTGGTATTCGTGCCGTATGCCAACCCGTTCCGGGTCTATGAACTGTGGAAGGACGTGGAAGCCTTTACCGACGTATTTGAAAACGGCGCTTCCGGCTACATGTTCAACTCCAGCGGATTCTGGAAGACTTCGGCCGAAGACGTGACCGCCATTCCCCTGCAAAGTTCCCTGACCCTCCAGACCGCCATCCTCACGGACCAGCTGGAGTGGGAGGACTGGCCGCTGCTCGCCGGAGCGCAAATCCCCACCAAGGAAAGTGTGGACAAACTCCTGCCCGGTTTCTACGACCGCTATGATCATCGCAACGTGGATAACTACGAGCAATATCTTGAAACCCTGCGCGACCGCATCAATCAGCGCCGGGAATTCATCGAGAATTCGGACCTGCAGGACAAACCCGAACTCCTGGATAAGCTCCTGCGATCCTTGCAAACTTCATAG
- a CDS encoding tetratricopeptide repeat protein: MRNIVVLAAMAVLLAVVAGCGSPEERRDEFYDSARQLYEQERYSEARVQARNAIKVDEEFAAGELLLGRINMKLENWRGAFNNFLHAVEKDPTLQEARVELARLNLMNNDLDAAQRLVDEVLAQEPENAEAALLAAVTLSRRGEMDAAVTKAEALLEQAPEMEDAWAFLALLRLQAGENDESVRILREALQRLPESRNLHLQLGGTLTRMNRMDEAGKVYEALAAKETEGAEMRRLLGDFYLKAGRMDDAVSVARDLVQAFPDEASHRLTLAGMYRARKDTAAEEQALLDGIQAVEDDGQLRLAFIDLLRREGRLDEAVEQARDLAGPLPSEEERAESLPDETALAARRALADIHISRLDYDRAQSVLDEIFLLQPKDLEAKVLQARIAMARGDHEKAVSLYREVLRDQPDSLPVYSLMAQAHLAADQPGLARQALEQALDQDRGYAPARRALVSLFLAEKRYGEALAQLRNALKQEPDNPAIQSAIGDVFVFQGKPGAAEIEYRKLLDNPRTAGFGAFKIGQLEMNRGRYDKALEYFRALHDADPANFMAAEAVVAAYLAKGDVAGALDFSSGLKQTLDGAGAYQLMARIEAARGNFDRAEQLFMEGGQANPEFNPYPRIGGMYLAAGRTDLAEKRFREALEKQPGDAGSAFVLAMMLQERGDMAEAEALYRQVLEERPDFTPAQNNLAYLYAEHSTDQNKLTDALELALRAARRGTPEALDTLGWVYHKSGDPQQALSTLMRALDMKSDHPAVLYHLAEVHSALGNIEQARGYAERSLEVDPDGATAAQAKALLERLGS, encoded by the coding sequence ATGCGGAATATCGTGGTGTTGGCGGCCATGGCCGTGTTGCTGGCAGTGGTGGCGGGATGCGGCAGTCCCGAAGAGCGTCGGGATGAATTCTACGATAGCGCCAGGCAGCTGTATGAACAGGAGCGCTACAGCGAGGCCCGTGTGCAGGCTCGCAACGCCATCAAGGTAGACGAGGAATTCGCTGCCGGCGAATTGCTCCTGGGGCGCATAAATATGAAACTCGAAAACTGGCGCGGCGCGTTCAACAATTTCCTGCATGCCGTTGAAAAGGATCCGACCTTACAGGAGGCCCGGGTGGAATTGGCCCGGTTGAACCTCATGAACAACGATCTGGACGCGGCCCAGCGATTGGTGGACGAGGTGCTGGCGCAGGAGCCGGAGAATGCCGAAGCCGCGTTGCTCGCCGCGGTGACGTTGTCCCGCCGGGGCGAAATGGACGCGGCCGTGACCAAGGCCGAGGCGCTTTTGGAACAAGCGCCTGAGATGGAAGATGCCTGGGCGTTTTTGGCCCTGCTGCGTCTCCAGGCCGGGGAGAATGACGAATCCGTGCGAATTTTGCGCGAAGCATTGCAGCGATTGCCGGAAAGTCGAAACCTGCATCTCCAGCTGGGCGGCACCCTGACCCGCATGAACCGCATGGACGAAGCGGGCAAGGTGTATGAGGCATTGGCGGCGAAGGAAACCGAGGGTGCGGAAATGCGCCGGTTGCTCGGTGATTTTTATCTCAAAGCCGGGCGCATGGACGACGCTGTTTCCGTGGCCCGGGATTTGGTGCAGGCATTCCCCGACGAGGCTTCGCATCGTTTGACTCTTGCGGGTATGTACCGTGCGCGCAAGGATACGGCGGCCGAAGAGCAGGCGCTGCTGGATGGAATCCAGGCGGTGGAGGACGACGGACAGCTTCGGCTGGCCTTCATCGACCTGCTGCGGCGCGAAGGGCGGTTGGATGAGGCTGTGGAGCAGGCTCGGGATTTGGCTGGTCCGCTCCCGTCCGAAGAGGAACGTGCGGAGTCCCTGCCCGATGAAACCGCGCTGGCGGCCCGGCGGGCTTTGGCCGACATTCACATTTCCCGCTTGGATTACGACCGTGCGCAATCCGTGCTGGACGAAATTTTCCTGCTCCAGCCCAAGGATTTGGAAGCCAAGGTGCTCCAGGCGCGTATTGCCATGGCCCGCGGGGATCACGAAAAAGCCGTGAGCCTTTATCGCGAGGTGCTGCGCGACCAGCCGGACAGTCTGCCTGTCTATAGCCTCATGGCCCAGGCGCATCTGGCCGCGGATCAGCCCGGGCTGGCGCGTCAGGCGTTGGAACAGGCTCTGGACCAGGATCGGGGCTATGCTCCGGCGCGGCGCGCGCTGGTGAGTCTGTTCCTGGCGGAAAAGCGTTATGGTGAAGCCCTGGCCCAACTGCGCAACGCCTTGAAGCAGGAACCGGACAACCCCGCGATCCAAAGTGCCATTGGCGACGTGTTTGTGTTCCAGGGCAAGCCCGGTGCGGCCGAGATCGAATATCGCAAATTGTTGGACAATCCACGTACTGCGGGATTCGGTGCCTTCAAGATCGGCCAGCTGGAAATGAACCGCGGACGCTATGATAAGGCGCTGGAATATTTCCGGGCGCTGCATGATGCCGACCCGGCGAACTTTATGGCTGCGGAAGCGGTTGTGGCCGCGTACCTGGCCAAGGGCGATGTTGCCGGAGCATTGGACTTTTCGTCCGGCCTGAAGCAGACCCTGGACGGTGCGGGAGCGTATCAGCTCATGGCGCGCATTGAAGCGGCCCGGGGGAATTTCGACCGTGCCGAACAGCTCTTTATGGAAGGCGGACAGGCCAACCCCGAATTCAATCCCTATCCGCGCATCGGGGGCATGTATCTGGCCGCGGGCCGGACCGATCTGGCGGAAAAGCGCTTCCGCGAAGCCCTGGAAAAGCAACCCGGGGACGCGGGCAGCGCCTTTGTATTGGCCATGATGTTGCAGGAACGGGGCGACATGGCGGAAGCCGAGGCGCTGTACCGACAGGTCTTGGAGGAACGGCCTGACTTTACGCCCGCGCAGAACAATCTCGCCTACCTCTATGCCGAACACTCCACGGACCAGAACAAGTTGACCGACGCCCTGGAACTGGCTCTGCGTGCTGCACGGCGCGGCACCCCTGAGGCGCTGGACACGCTCGGCTGGGTCTACCACAAGAGCGGGGATCCGCAGCAGGCGCTTTCCACCCTGATGCGTGCTTTGGACATGAAGAGTGATCATCCGGCGGTGCTCTACCATCTGGCCGAGGTGCATTCGGCGTTGGGCAACATCGAACAGGCCCGGGGCTATGCGGAACGTTCCCTGGAAGTGGATCCGGACGGAGCGACCGCAGCGCAGGCCAAGGCGCTGTTGGAGCGGCTCGGCTCCTAG
- a CDS encoding transporter substrate-binding domain-containing protein codes for MRSRLYPLLLVLLVGFSAVPAWAGEPVYWSYVSFPPHIVVQEHGKLSGSLIALQRELERELAEYEHVAVEAPLSRALLGATRGDRYCMAGVFRRPEREKVLLFSSPSRITGPFVAVTLRGGLDAWKNEEGHVSLRELLADHTLITGRIADMSYGPEVDRIFDKCADEENIINMYELGTLERPLRLLVSGRVAYMVLSPDQAWYVIRTQGLEEALELVPLVEARTWQTGHTACTRSHWGRAVMPRLEAALQRLRKNGRLKAICRKDVPPSMLADFDAAWDQIMGPYMEH; via the coding sequence GTGCGCAGCCGTTTGTATCCCTTACTGCTGGTTTTGCTGGTGGGGTTTTCCGCTGTCCCGGCCTGGGCCGGGGAACCCGTGTACTGGTCTTATGTCTCCTTCCCTCCGCACATTGTGGTGCAGGAGCACGGCAAGCTTTCGGGCAGCCTTATCGCGTTGCAACGCGAGTTGGAACGGGAGCTGGCCGAATATGAGCATGTGGCGGTGGAAGCGCCATTGTCGCGTGCCTTGTTGGGAGCGACACGGGGAGATCGCTACTGCATGGCCGGGGTGTTCCGTCGTCCCGAGCGGGAGAAGGTTCTGCTGTTTTCCTCTCCTTCCCGCATTACCGGACCGTTTGTGGCCGTGACTCTACGCGGCGGCCTGGATGCCTGGAAAAATGAAGAGGGGCATGTTTCGTTGCGGGAGTTGTTGGCGGATCACACGTTGATAACCGGCCGGATCGCGGACATGAGCTACGGTCCGGAAGTGGATAGGATTTTCGATAAATGTGCAGATGAAGAAAACATCATTAATATGTATGAGTTGGGTACGCTGGAGCGTCCTCTGCGACTGTTGGTTTCCGGCCGGGTTGCCTACATGGTGCTTAGCCCGGACCAAGCCTGGTACGTGATCCGTACCCAGGGCTTGGAAGAGGCGTTGGAGCTGGTGCCGCTGGTGGAGGCGCGAACCTGGCAGACCGGGCATACGGCTTGCACCCGCAGCCATTGGGGCCGTGCTGTCATGCCCCGCCTGGAGGCTGCGCTGCAGAGATTGCGGAAAAATGGACGACTCAAGGCGATTTGCCGCAAGGATGTGCCGCCGTCGATGCTTGCGGATTTTGATGCGGCCTGGGACCAGATCATGGGACCGTATATGGAGCATTGA
- a CDS encoding response regulator: MKRILIAEDDRISQRLAKTVVESLGYAAFVSPNGKHAYDALKAENGFDLLITDIMMPEMDGRQLIQTLRGDSELRDLPVIIMSAVVGIGDIASLLQLGASRFLAKPLVQEDLEESIARCLNLDN, from the coding sequence ATGAAGCGTATTCTGATTGCCGAGGATGACCGCATTTCCCAACGGCTCGCGAAAACCGTCGTGGAATCCCTCGGATACGCCGCCTTTGTCAGTCCCAACGGCAAACATGCCTACGACGCCCTCAAGGCGGAAAACGGTTTCGATCTTCTCATCACCGACATCATGATGCCGGAAATGGATGGACGACAGCTCATTCAAACCCTGCGCGGCGATTCAGAACTTCGCGACCTGCCCGTCATCATCATGTCCGCGGTGGTGGGCATCGGGGACATCGCCTCCCTGCTCCAGCTCGGCGCCTCCCGTTTTCTGGCCAAACCCCTGGTGCAGGAGGATCTGGAAGAAAGCATCGCCCGTTGCCTCAATCTGGACAATTGA
- a CDS encoding sugar transferase — protein sequence MFAQQVHIVISFMILVEGAVVIACGYLAAYLRWLVSGYLWRADGSALVGIILFLMFVNSFMIGRMGLYSDRRPGSLFNLAWRLAVVVTVDFAALFVALFALKYDDIGRLFLLIYAALLYVSLFVARALLDVYMDRRARRGFNRRQVLVVGSDERAQAMVQALGQQRSWGHEVVGCLKPDPHAANACYDVPDLGVVADFDAVVRSHSVDEVVFVLPRDGNLAPMIEECRRLGLSYRVVPSMYDPQDPMPLSVERIQGIPTLSWNAVRINASGLFYKTVVDYLVGIVGFCLFVLVYPFVALAIKWDSPGPVLFRQPRVGQNRRIFQMYKFRSMYVDAEARKAELRQGNLMGGKDGQMFKLEHDPRITRVGAFLRRTSLDELPQFMNVLRREMSVVGTRPPTLDEVERYEDWHYRRMSMKPGITGLWQISGRNKINDFDEVVRLDLQYIDNWRFLDDLFIIWKTLFVVLRRKGAL from the coding sequence GTGTTCGCCCAACAGGTGCATATCGTTATTTCGTTCATGATCCTCGTGGAGGGGGCGGTCGTCATTGCCTGCGGGTATCTGGCGGCCTACCTGCGCTGGCTGGTCAGCGGCTACCTCTGGCGGGCGGACGGTTCGGCCCTGGTGGGCATCATTTTGTTTCTCATGTTTGTGAATTCCTTCATGATCGGTCGTATGGGGCTGTACAGCGACCGGCGGCCCGGCTCCCTGTTCAACCTGGCCTGGCGGCTGGCCGTGGTGGTGACCGTGGATTTCGCCGCCCTGTTCGTGGCGTTGTTTGCCCTCAAGTACGACGACATCGGCCGGCTTTTTCTGCTCATCTACGCGGCGTTGCTGTACGTGTCGCTCTTCGTGGCCCGCGCCCTGCTTGATGTCTATATGGATCGTCGGGCCAGACGGGGCTTCAACCGCCGACAGGTGCTGGTGGTGGGGTCGGACGAACGCGCCCAGGCCATGGTGCAGGCCTTGGGGCAGCAGCGCAGCTGGGGGCATGAGGTGGTGGGCTGTCTGAAACCGGATCCGCACGCGGCCAATGCCTGCTATGACGTGCCGGATTTAGGCGTGGTGGCGGATTTTGACGCGGTGGTTCGGTCGCACAGCGTGGACGAGGTGGTTTTCGTGTTGCCTCGCGATGGGAATCTGGCTCCCATGATCGAGGAGTGCCGACGGCTCGGGCTTTCCTATCGCGTGGTGCCGTCCATGTATGATCCGCAAGATCCCATGCCCCTTTCCGTGGAACGCATTCAGGGCATTCCCACGCTGTCCTGGAACGCGGTGCGCATCAATGCCAGCGGACTGTTTTATAAAACAGTGGTGGACTACTTGGTTGGCATTGTGGGATTTTGCCTTTTTGTGCTGGTCTATCCGTTTGTGGCGTTGGCCATTAAATGGGATTCGCCGGGACCGGTGCTTTTTCGCCAGCCCCGGGTGGGGCAGAACCGGCGCATTTTTCAGATGTATAAATTTCGGAGCATGTATGTCGATGCGGAGGCGCGCAAGGCTGAACTCCGGCAGGGCAATCTCATGGGCGGCAAGGACGGGCAGATGTTCAAGCTGGAGCACGACCCCCGCATCACGCGGGTGGGGGCGTTCCTGCGGCGCACCTCCCTGGACGAGCTGCCCCAGTTCATGAACGTGCTCCGTCGGGAGATGAGCGTGGTGGGTACGCGGCCGCCCACTCTGGATGAGGTGGAGCGGTACGAGGATTGGCATTATCGCCGTATGAGCATGAAGCCAGGAATCACGGGGCTTTGGCAGATTTCCGGCCGGAACAAGATCAACGATTTTGATGAAGTGGTCCGTCTGGACCTGCAATATATCGACAATTGGCGTTTTTTGGACGATCTTTTCATCATCTGGAAAACGCTTTTCGTGGTTCTGCGGCGCAAGGGCGCGCTGTAG
- a CDS encoding OadG family transporter subunit yields the protein MTVAAASLTPTGWNAVLDAGGPLLAITGMAVVFFALVSISLFITILPRALRLWDRLLPETPRKTSHPEPQPRVQVARTGSAPAGETLAALAAAAVLRHDPSVARHLGMTTNKRTAEN from the coding sequence ATGACCGTTGCCGCCGCATCATTGACCCCGACGGGCTGGAACGCCGTTCTGGACGCCGGCGGGCCGCTCCTGGCCATCACGGGAATGGCCGTGGTCTTTTTTGCTCTGGTGAGCATCAGTTTGTTCATCACGATCCTTCCCCGGGCGCTCCGGCTCTGGGACCGGCTCCTGCCGGAAACACCCCGGAAAACGTCCCACCCCGAACCGCAGCCCCGCGTGCAGGTAGCCCGAACCGGCTCGGCCCCTGCGGGTGAAACCCTGGCCGCCCTGGCTGCCGCGGCCGTGCTCCGCCACGACCCTTCCGTCGCCCGTCACCTGGGCATGACCACCAATAAACGAACTGCGGAGAACTAG
- a CDS encoding DEAD/DEAH box helicase — translation MTRSKYIQRESEGPAEVSPEEALPEISFDQLPEAMRAACERAGWDRLMPVQSKSIPYMLQRRDTMVQARTGSGKTGAFVLPLIERIDPEKNHCQALVLLPTRELAKQVAHEAEMLSGGTLRTVAVYGGVGYGEQIEGFKQGAHLVVGTPGRVLDHLIKGSLSLDHLETLIFDEADRMLSIGFYPDMKQVQRHLPHRRINSLMFSATFPPLVLRLAEEFLQDQLFISLSGKQVHVAEVNHVYYEMPAMGKDRALMRIIEVENPASAIIFCNTKANCHYISEVLRQFGYDADALSSDLSQAKREKILSRVRSGTLRFLVATDVAARGIDIPDLSHVVLYEPPEDHESYIHRAGRTGRAGAAGEVLSLVDVIQKLELKRIATQYSIELEKRPLPDDEDVRAVLAQRATTLLETKVRSLLPISRERMSRFLPLAKELAATEDGPAIIATLLDEFYHENVHARNFPAPERQDEGRKARGAQRRKPGGPRGGKKGSPRDGRPDDRPPRKETPATGQNAATGDQPAKKKRRRRRKKKPSGDGGSQGQSS, via the coding sequence ATGACAAGATCAAAATATATCCAACGAGAGTCTGAAGGCCCGGCGGAAGTCTCCCCCGAAGAGGCACTGCCCGAAATTTCCTTTGACCAACTTCCCGAGGCCATGCGCGCCGCCTGTGAACGCGCCGGCTGGGACCGGCTCATGCCCGTCCAGTCCAAGTCCATCCCCTACATGCTCCAACGGCGCGACACCATGGTGCAGGCCCGCACCGGGAGCGGAAAAACAGGCGCCTTTGTCCTGCCGCTCATCGAGCGCATCGACCCGGAAAAAAACCATTGCCAAGCCCTGGTTCTCTTGCCCACTCGCGAGCTGGCCAAGCAGGTTGCCCACGAAGCGGAAATGCTCTCCGGCGGCACACTGCGCACGGTGGCCGTCTACGGCGGCGTGGGCTACGGCGAGCAAATCGAAGGCTTCAAGCAAGGCGCCCATCTGGTGGTGGGCACTCCGGGCCGCGTCCTGGACCATCTGATCAAGGGGTCTCTCTCCCTGGACCACCTGGAAACACTGATCTTTGACGAAGCCGATCGAATGCTTTCCATCGGTTTTTACCCGGACATGAAACAGGTCCAGCGGCACCTGCCCCACCGGCGCATCAACTCGCTGATGTTCTCGGCCACGTTCCCGCCCCTGGTGCTCCGGCTGGCCGAGGAATTCCTCCAGGACCAACTTTTCATCAGTCTTTCCGGCAAGCAGGTCCACGTGGCCGAAGTGAACCACGTGTATTATGAAATGCCGGCCATGGGCAAAGACCGCGCCCTCATGCGCATCATCGAGGTGGAAAACCCTGCCTCGGCCATTATCTTTTGCAATACCAAGGCCAACTGCCACTACATTTCCGAAGTGCTCCGCCAGTTCGGTTACGACGCGGACGCGCTCTCCTCGGACCTGAGCCAGGCCAAACGGGAAAAAATTCTCAGCCGGGTCCGTTCCGGAACCCTGCGTTTTCTCGTGGCCACGGACGTGGCCGCCCGGGGCATCGATATTCCCGACCTCTCCCACGTGGTGCTCTACGAACCGCCGGAAGACCATGAATCCTACATCCATCGGGCCGGACGCACGGGCCGGGCCGGAGCCGCAGGGGAAGTGCTCTCGCTGGTGGACGTAATCCAAAAGCTCGAACTCAAGCGCATTGCCACACAGTACAGCATTGAATTGGAAAAACGTCCCCTGCCCGACGACGAGGACGTTCGCGCCGTGCTGGCGCAGCGGGCCACCACCCTGCTGGAAACCAAGGTTCGCTCCCTGCTGCCCATTTCCCGCGAACGTATGAGCCGGTTCCTGCCATTGGCCAAAGAACTGGCCGCCACCGAAGACGGTCCCGCTATCATCGCCACCCTGCTGGACGAATTTTATCACGAAAATGTCCATGCCCGGAACTTTCCCGCTCCGGAACGCCAGGATGAGGGCCGCAAGGCCCGTGGCGCCCAGCGTCGCAAGCCCGGTGGACCACGCGGCGGGAAAAAAGGCTCGCCTCGGGATGGCCGCCCCGACGACAGACCGCCCAGGAAGGAAACCCCGGCCACGGGCCAGAACGCCGCAACCGGCGACCAGCCCGCCAAGAAAAAACGGCGTCGCCGCCGCAAGAAAAAGCCTTCGGGAGATGGCGGATCGCAAGGACAGTCGTCCTAA